A stretch of the Ascaphus truei isolate aAscTru1 chromosome 4, aAscTru1.hap1, whole genome shotgun sequence genome encodes the following:
- the SDC1 gene encoding syndecan-1 produces the protein MGAGSMQKALAAVWLLGICLSVVFGNETKSIPPQDQDGSGDDEDFFSGSGFDPLLPVDPLLTVENKEIDLYLTTSPLVPIVVQEPTAQQPDADDRRHTTVEHTTRDIETAKPLEGPIEAPIVPISQDVTTHRPTTHRTSTARFTTSKMETTVHDAARKHHHHHHHHHHHHNTTTINPSLPIDSSVHEPHHEGTTPSPSHAGESHVHHGHHEHPTSKPSETADSHVHHGHHEQPATSPSSADGSNVHFGHQDEIITSPSQHIEPDHDGHEDPSTTPADLNKHHHPPHHHHTTTINPSLPIDSGVHEPHHEGTTPSPSHAGEAHVHHGQHEHPTTKPSETADSHVHHDHHEHPTTKPSETADSHVHHGHHEQSATSPSHHIHIDHDRHEDLSTTPADLNKHHHHHHHHSHTDATTTSSTGHTTVSDMQHQFPNLVPKGRIVPDITTTSAIPMLNGDEHIPGEDADSVDMSTRSPMDELPFNVSAVPVSDENEVDSPEDEGSGEGKDSRSFFFEATREVPIVEVPIMRNTNVDNLEEVPTASRGIMDRKEVLGGVIAGGVAGLIFAVSLVAYMLYRMKMKDEGSYSLEEPKQSNGGYQKPREQREFYA, from the exons aatgAAACCAAATCCATTCCCCCTCAAGATCAGGATGGCTCTGGAGATGATGAGGACTTCTTCTCTGGCTCAGGTTTTGATC ctttgttGCCAGTGGATCCTTTGCTTACTGTGGAGAATAAAGAAATAGATTTATATCTGACTACTTCACCGTTGGTGCCCATTGTTGTGCAAGAGCCTACAGCACAGCAGCCAGATGCAGATGACAGAAGGCATACCACGGTAGAGCATACCACCAGAGACATTGAAACAGCCAAGCCACTGGAAGGTCCAATTGAAGCGCCTATTGTTCCAATTTCTCAAGATGTAACTACACACAGGCCAACAACTCACCGCACGTCTACAGCAAGGTTCACCACATCCAAAATGGAAACTACTGTTCATGATGCTGCAAGAaaacaccaccatcatcatcatcatcatcaccatcaccataaTACAACCACAATTAATCCATCCCTTCCTATTGATTCCAGTGTACATGAACCTCACCATGAAGGTACAACACCAAGTCCATCCCATGCTGGTGAATCCCATGTGCATCATGGTCACCATGAACACCCAACTTCAAAGCCGTCTGAAACTGCAGATTCTCACGTGCATCATGGTCACCATGAACAGCCAGCCACAAGTCCATCCAGTGCAGATGGCTCCAATGTGCATTTTGGTCACCAGGATGAAATAATCACAAGTCCATCCCAACACATTGAACCTGATCATGATGGCCATGAAGATCCTAGCACGACACCTGCTGATTTGAATAAACATCACCACCCTCCTCACCATCATCACACAACCACAATTAATCCATCCCTTCCTATTGATTCAGGAGTACATGAACCTCACCATGAAGGTACAACACCAAGTCCATCCCATGCTGGTGAAGCCCACGTTCATCATGGTCAACATGAACACCCAACTACAAAGCCATCTGAAACTGCCGATTCTCACGTACATCATGATCACCATGAACACCCAACTACAAAGCCATCTGAAACTGCCGATTCTCACGTGCATCATGGTCACCATGAACAGTCAGCCACAAGTCCATCCCACCACATTCATATTGATCATGATCGCCATGAAGATCTTAGCACGACACCTGCTGATTTGAAtaaacaccaccaccaccaccaccaccattcgCATACAGATGCAACTACTACATCCAGCACAGGTCACACTACCGTGTCTGATATGCAGCACCAATTTCCCAATTTGGTACCTAAGGGCAGGATCGTCCCTGACATCACAACTACCAGTGCTATCCCAATGTTGAATGGAGATGAGCACATTCCTGGAGAAGATGCAGACTCAGTAGACATGTCTACTCGCTCTCCTATGGATGAACTCCCTTTTAACGTCTCAGCAGTTCCAGTATCGGATGAAAATGAAGTTGACTCTCCTGAGGACGAAGGATCTGGAGAAGGCAAAGATTCG CGTTCTTTCTTTTTCGAAGCGACGCGGGAAGTTCCGATCGTGGAAGTTCCAATCATGAGAAACACAAACGTGGATAACTTGGAAGAGGTCCCGACTGCATCCCGCGGAATAATGGACAGGAAAGAGGTCTTGGGAG GGGTCATTGCAGGCGGTGTGGCTGGCTTGATATTTGCGGTATCCCTGGTTGCATACATGTTGTACAGAATGAAGATGAAAGACGAGGGAAGCTACTCCTTGGAGGAACCAAAACAATCAAACGGCGGATATCAAAAGCCTCGCGAACAGCGGGAGTTCTATGCATAA